GTATTTATAACATCAAAGGGCAATTAGTGAAGAACCTGGTAAATGAAACCTATCGTCCTGGTGAATATCAGGTTATCTGGAATGGGCATGATCAAAATGGTCAAAAAGCAAGTAGTGGAGTTTATTTTTATCAGATGCATTGTGGCAGTGATACTATAAATGGTAAAATGTTGATGTTGAAATAGAAAGACGGGACTCGGA
This window of the Candidatus Stygibacter australis genome carries:
- a CDS encoding FlgD immunoglobulin-like domain containing protein, which encodes IYNIKGQLVKNLVNETYRPGEYQVIWNGHDQNGQKASSGVYFYQMHCGSDTINGKMLMLK